A region of Cardinium endosymbiont of Sogatella furcifera DNA encodes the following proteins:
- a CDS encoding S1C family serine protease, producing the protein MKINRLKSKCWILFFTLLLHTPMLLAKEVFSEKVIEHAKKSVVTIDVNAAFAAYGEGSKWSGTGCVVDKQHGYILTNQHVIGDAVVGSYKATFFNGIQQEAHLIYYDPWLDYGFVKVSPTVIPKEVTETTFSSHNPVIDQPIFIVGNNEGYSFSLHTGVVADLYGVTGAMPQQSIKLSLNTKGGSSGSPIFNKNGQAVGLNYAGNRTFGFAIHPEYIRYALSAIRQGNSPIRKQVGVITKSTPIKDVVQYDGLSTQQQYIKTFPNGATSVITVHHVLVGSPAAALLFPGDVIWAINGHPIGPNLVAFYMAMNKTTKDSVLLTIFRMGQWHDIKIGLYDLEAHKITKMVHFGGALFFEMDDYCAKLNHLSPKSLTFVHVDANHMFHNVAPNRVGEFRLKVLSFNKKSVADLQALVAVIPSLISKKYFTIEYTDLSPCHLFGSALHLGPRPSRAYVAYDTHLSQPRSFIWDEASHQWISSPIGIK; encoded by the coding sequence ATGAAAATAAATAGGTTAAAATCTAAATGCTGGATTCTATTTTTTACCCTTTTGCTGCATACGCCTATGCTTTTAGCCAAAGAGGTCTTCTCTGAAAAGGTAATTGAGCATGCTAAAAAGTCAGTAGTAACCATTGATGTAAATGCTGCTTTTGCAGCTTATGGAGAAGGTAGCAAGTGGAGCGGAACCGGTTGCGTGGTAGATAAGCAGCATGGCTACATCTTAACCAACCAACATGTAATAGGCGATGCTGTAGTGGGTAGTTATAAAGCAACCTTTTTTAATGGCATCCAACAAGAAGCCCATCTGATCTATTACGATCCATGGTTAGACTATGGATTTGTAAAAGTTTCCCCTACCGTTATTCCAAAAGAGGTTACGGAAACTACCTTTAGTAGCCATAATCCAGTTATAGATCAGCCTATTTTTATCGTTGGCAATAATGAAGGCTATAGCTTTTCTTTACATACAGGAGTGGTGGCAGATTTGTATGGGGTTACAGGTGCCATGCCTCAACAATCGATTAAACTGAGTTTAAATACTAAGGGTGGGTCAAGTGGATCGCCCATTTTTAACAAAAATGGGCAGGCTGTAGGGCTTAATTATGCTGGCAATCGAACATTCGGGTTTGCTATCCATCCTGAATATATTCGGTATGCTTTGTCAGCGATTCGGCAAGGTAACTCCCCAATTAGGAAACAAGTGGGCGTAATCACCAAATCTACACCTATTAAAGATGTAGTCCAGTATGATGGGTTATCCACCCAGCAGCAATACATTAAAACATTTCCTAATGGCGCTACTTCTGTTATTACAGTCCATCATGTGTTAGTTGGTAGTCCTGCGGCTGCCTTACTCTTTCCTGGAGATGTGATTTGGGCCATTAATGGTCACCCAATAGGGCCTAATTTGGTTGCTTTCTATATGGCTATGAACAAAACTACGAAAGATTCTGTTCTATTAACCATTTTTAGGATGGGCCAGTGGCATGATATCAAAATAGGGCTTTATGATCTCGAGGCGCATAAAATCACAAAAATGGTCCATTTTGGAGGGGCGCTTTTTTTTGAAATGGATGATTATTGTGCCAAACTAAATCATTTATCTCCTAAAAGTTTGACTTTTGTGCATGTAGATGCAAACCATATGTTTCATAATGTTGCACCCAATAGAGTCGGTGAATTTAGGTTGAAAGTCTTATCTTTTAATAAAAAATCGGTTGCTGACCTTCAAGCATTAGTGGCAGTGATACCATCGTTAATCTCTAAAAAATACTTTACTATAGAATATACTGATTTGTCTCCTTGTCATCTATTTGGTTCTGCGTTACACTTAGGTCCTAGGCCATCAAGGGCCTATGTAGCGTATGATACCCATCTTTCTCAGCCTAGATCATTTATTTGGGATGAAGCAAGTCATCAATGGATTAGTTCACCTATTGGTATAAAATGA
- a CDS encoding DUF5908 family protein: MAVKINEFVIQFKVHEASQPVENTTNKPVGYLPDRTEQQDLVREVVDALLEDREAR, translated from the coding sequence ATGGCAGTTAAAATTAATGAATTCGTGATTCAGTTTAAGGTGCATGAAGCCAGTCAACCAGTAGAAAACACGACCAATAAGCCAGTTGGTTACTTACCGGATAGGACGGAGCAGCAAGATTTGGTAAGGGAGGTGGTTGACGCATTATTAGAAGATCGAGAAGCAAGGTAA
- a CDS encoding Pvc16 family protein translates to MLHHCTSTILSEVNQYIQSKTNVKGPAISLSILGNSQIESKYSKGIFMRLVDIASVELRSNPTQYVPQGDGFVLRKVPEAFSLYFLFSTDYKAADLLKNLELLAYVAAFFQHKSHFDVANTPVLQEIGIDSFSVELVKMAPSERSMLWKSLHTPYSPSLLYKVGLIFIGDAAMDLKVVSAFSSRER, encoded by the coding sequence ATGTTGCATCATTGCACTAGTACTATATTATCTGAAGTAAACCAATACATTCAATCTAAAACGAATGTAAAGGGGCCAGCTATATCCCTGTCAATTTTAGGAAATTCCCAAATAGAAAGCAAATATTCCAAGGGAATTTTTATGAGGTTGGTAGATATTGCTTCAGTAGAACTGCGCAGCAACCCTACGCAATATGTGCCACAGGGGGATGGTTTTGTTTTACGTAAAGTACCAGAAGCATTTAGCCTTTATTTCTTATTTTCTACAGATTATAAGGCAGCCGACTTATTAAAAAATTTAGAATTACTTGCTTATGTGGCAGCATTTTTTCAACATAAGTCGCATTTTGATGTTGCTAACACCCCTGTTTTACAGGAGATTGGGATTGACAGTTTTTCAGTTGAGTTAGTAAAGATGGCGCCATCGGAGCGGTCCATGCTTTGGAAAAGTTTACATACGCCTTATAGTCCTTCTTTGCTCTATAAGGTAGGTCTTATATTTATAGGAGATGCTGCGATGGATTTAAAGGTAGTATCCGCATTTTCATCACGTGAGCGGTAA
- a CDS encoding TatD family hydrolase → MQFIDTHAHIYDLEGLLPLVLERAQKNYIKKIYMPNIDEETIARMMDIAAAYPSCLPMMGIHPCHIRKDFIKQLYLIEEWLGKSAFIAVGEIGIDLYHDTALFPEQQEAFRMQLVLAKHYHLPVSIHCRNAFKEVIELLEKEQDGRLRGVIHCFTGNFQEAEACIALGFSLGIGGIITMPKSGLAATISAIDLKHLVLETDSPYLTPVPYRGKPNEPSYLPYTASTLAAVKETTLGEVACITTQNAETIFEPTQ, encoded by the coding sequence ATGCAATTTATTGATACCCACGCCCATATATATGACCTGGAAGGTCTATTGCCACTGGTCTTAGAAAGGGCACAAAAAAACTATATTAAAAAAATCTATATGCCTAATATAGATGAAGAAACAATAGCCAGGATGATGGATATAGCAGCGGCATATCCTTCTTGTCTACCTATGATGGGCATCCATCCTTGTCACATCAGAAAAGATTTTATCAAACAGTTATACCTAATAGAGGAATGGCTTGGTAAAAGTGCTTTTATAGCAGTGGGTGAAATTGGTATAGACCTATACCATGATACGGCTTTGTTTCCAGAACAACAGGAAGCATTTAGGATGCAACTTGTTTTAGCCAAGCACTATCATCTTCCTGTTTCCATTCACTGCAGAAATGCTTTTAAAGAGGTCATCGAACTATTGGAAAAAGAACAGGATGGTCGTCTAAGGGGAGTGATTCACTGCTTTACAGGCAATTTTCAAGAAGCAGAAGCATGTATAGCGCTGGGGTTTTCACTAGGAATTGGCGGGATTATTACGATGCCGAAAAGTGGATTAGCGGCAACCATATCGGCTATAGATCTCAAACATTTGGTCTTAGAAACAGATAGCCCTTATTTAACACCGGTACCTTATCGGGGAAAACCCAATGAACCAAGCTACTTACCTTACACAGCATCAACGCTTGCAGCGGTCAAAGAGACAACACTAGGAGAAGTGGCATGCATCACTACGCAAAATGCTGAAACCATTTTTGAGCCAACTCAATAG
- a CDS encoding phage tail protein — protein sequence MVDFNLVHTYSFQVEVQKVTDNSSREYFYKVEGLNNALRMEPYLPGGANRPYYRANACETTDLILTRPLVEGKTKITVWCEKAIDTGFFELTRAHIFVLSREGKILARWDIEDVYPKGIAITPFQLNGPTEFGVGETITLGYSRLVRAK from the coding sequence ATGGTTGATTTTAATTTAGTCCATACCTATTCTTTTCAAGTAGAAGTACAGAAAGTAACAGATAATAGTTCCCGAGAATATTTCTATAAGGTAGAAGGGTTAAATAATGCTTTGCGTATGGAGCCTTATCTACCTGGAGGGGCGAATAGACCTTATTATAGGGCTAATGCATGTGAAACGACTGATTTAATCTTGACGAGGCCCTTAGTAGAGGGGAAAACCAAAATAACCGTTTGGTGCGAAAAGGCCATTGACACAGGATTTTTTGAACTTACGCGAGCCCATATTTTTGTGCTTAGTAGGGAAGGTAAAATTCTGGCACGATGGGATATAGAAGATGTCTATCCAAAGGGTATAGCCATTACACCATTCCAGTTAAATGGTCCAACAGAATTTGGGGTAGGAGAAACCATTACACTGGGCTATTCTAGGTTGGTGCGTGCCAAATGA
- a CDS encoding LD-carboxypeptidase, protein MRTRFILAILFLLSAFSTLEFEKKHAKSIALLKHIPITIVAPASGLNKGELTALKSIASLRLHIPSSCFDQRQSIFHSNSDELRFKYLKDALFGDAHHVIWTLRGGYGAAKLIPALQKLPMPAREKFFIGYSDITALHIFLTQEWGWKTIHGSGIVEMLKSDKHPANFKKIAEIISGRVKEVTVDQLSPINRAAQCMHTLKGKLTGGNITVLQTGIGTSWQVKTKDKILFLEDTQIKAYQLDRSLLHFTQAGLLKDVKAIIFGHCGADNKEIIKTLNQVAVTLSIPVFKTHRFGHGTINDPIIYNTISQIVPIHDGSFTLIMKV, encoded by the coding sequence ATGCGTACGCGTTTCATATTAGCTATTTTATTTTTACTATCTGCTTTTTCAACGCTAGAATTTGAAAAAAAACATGCCAAGTCCATTGCTTTATTAAAGCATATACCCATTACAATTGTTGCGCCTGCTTCAGGTCTTAATAAAGGTGAGTTAACTGCTTTAAAAAGTATTGCTTCGTTGAGATTACATATACCAAGCAGCTGCTTTGATCAAAGACAATCTATTTTTCATTCTAATAGTGATGAATTAAGGTTTAAATATTTAAAGGATGCCTTGTTTGGTGATGCCCATCATGTCATATGGACATTGCGTGGTGGATATGGTGCCGCTAAGTTGATCCCTGCTTTACAGAAGTTACCGATGCCTGCTAGAGAAAAATTTTTTATAGGCTATAGTGATATCACCGCTCTCCATATTTTTCTTACGCAAGAATGGGGCTGGAAAACCATTCATGGTAGCGGAATCGTTGAAATGCTTAAAAGTGATAAACATCCTGCTAATTTCAAAAAGATAGCTGAGATCATTTCCGGGAGGGTTAAAGAGGTTACCGTTGATCAGTTATCTCCAATTAATCGAGCAGCTCAATGCATGCATACCCTAAAGGGCAAGCTTACAGGTGGTAACATAACTGTTTTGCAAACAGGTATTGGTACAAGCTGGCAGGTAAAAACGAAAGATAAAATTCTTTTTTTAGAAGATACGCAAATAAAAGCTTATCAACTAGATCGTTCTTTACTCCATTTTACACAAGCTGGTTTGCTAAAGGATGTAAAGGCTATAATATTTGGCCATTGTGGTGCTGACAATAAAGAAATTATAAAAACGCTTAACCAGGTTGCAGTTACTTTGTCTATTCCAGTCTTTAAAACGCATAGGTTTGGCCATGGAACGATTAATGACCCGATTATTTATAATACAATTAGTCAGATTGTGCCTATCCATGATGGTAGCTTTACATTAATTATGAAGGTATAA
- a CDS encoding trypsin-like peptidase domain-containing protein: MRYMKSVVVAVFLTACGHFIAYGNTKLKSSVIEHAKRAVVSLDVQAALTAYTAPGKLHGNGVVIDKKIGYILTSATTVGPAIVADYTVGFFNGVEAKAKVVYYDPWLDYAILKVDPLVLPKEIQAIKLSSKEPLLGQSIFTIGKKKNTPAVVYAGTIDATNCSVQWTMPQHFIRVSMPSKTHAVGSLIFNEAGEGIALNCAGSDTANIGLHLGYVRQALAALKQNKLPVRKHIGALLVTYSIDDAIRYDHLSQASQKVYTAKFPNAENKILQVDSILKGTPAAGKLLPGDLIWALNGQLIGPNLIDFDIALDKSPKDSVLLTVFRNGSFHEVAIPCYNLHNHRITKMVQFGGATFFETDDFCSTLGGVSPKTLAACIAETNTIFKVPASHQNYFNILGMQFLAINGKPVQTLDALITLIPELVHQKYFTVSYVNHLVPLNHGMWSSYAHSSYKVNVAYDSNLVLPKVWTWDSMQLEWKGEAIVLQ, translated from the coding sequence ATGCGTTATATGAAATCTGTTGTTGTAGCTGTTTTTTTAACAGCTTGTGGGCATTTTATTGCTTATGGTAACACCAAACTTAAATCCAGTGTCATTGAGCATGCCAAGCGTGCGGTAGTTTCTCTTGATGTGCAGGCAGCCCTTACGGCCTATACTGCGCCTGGGAAGTTGCATGGAAATGGGGTAGTAATAGATAAAAAAATAGGCTATATTTTAACTTCTGCTACTACGGTTGGTCCCGCTATAGTAGCAGACTATACGGTTGGTTTTTTTAATGGTGTAGAGGCTAAAGCGAAAGTAGTTTATTATGATCCTTGGTTGGACTATGCGATTCTAAAGGTAGATCCATTGGTGCTTCCTAAAGAAATCCAGGCGATCAAGTTAAGTAGTAAGGAACCATTGCTAGGCCAGTCTATTTTTACGATTGGTAAGAAAAAAAATACGCCTGCTGTAGTATATGCTGGAACCATAGATGCTACCAATTGTAGTGTGCAATGGACCATGCCCCAACATTTTATTCGTGTGAGTATGCCCAGTAAGACTCATGCAGTTGGTTCTTTAATTTTCAATGAGGCTGGGGAGGGTATTGCTTTAAATTGTGCGGGTTCAGATACCGCGAATATTGGGTTGCATCTAGGCTATGTGCGTCAGGCGCTAGCTGCCTTAAAGCAAAACAAATTACCAGTTAGAAAGCATATCGGTGCGTTACTAGTTACTTATTCCATAGATGATGCCATCCGTTATGATCATCTTTCGCAAGCTTCACAAAAAGTGTATACTGCAAAATTTCCAAATGCAGAAAATAAAATCTTGCAAGTAGATAGTATACTTAAAGGTACACCAGCAGCGGGTAAACTTTTGCCTGGGGATTTAATTTGGGCGCTTAATGGTCAGTTGATTGGCCCTAATCTCATAGATTTTGATATAGCGCTGGATAAATCACCAAAAGATTCAGTTTTGTTAACTGTTTTTCGAAATGGTTCCTTTCATGAGGTTGCTATTCCTTGTTATAATTTACACAACCATCGGATCACTAAAATGGTTCAATTTGGCGGTGCTACTTTTTTTGAGACAGATGATTTTTGTAGTACGCTGGGTGGTGTTTCCCCTAAAACTTTGGCTGCTTGTATTGCAGAAACCAATACCATTTTCAAAGTACCTGCTTCGCATCAAAATTATTTCAATATTTTAGGCATGCAATTTTTAGCTATTAATGGTAAGCCTGTGCAAACATTGGATGCGTTGATCACACTGATTCCAGAATTGGTTCATCAAAAATATTTTACAGTTTCCTATGTTAATCACTTGGTGCCATTAAATCATGGCATGTGGTCATCCTATGCGCATAGTTCCTATAAAGTGAATGTAGCATATGACTCCAACTTAGTATTGCCCAAAGTTTGGACATGGGATTCCATGCAGCTGGAATGGAAAGGTGAGGCAATTGTTTTGCAATAG
- a CDS encoding serine hydrolase domain-containing protein codes for MITADYWPNSQPPSWASQATIYHLLASTSCIASYRHEDSYCFDLDESIDEETFKKKVLRYAAEQPIFYGEVGGTYSHSETNYFILGMIIEYVSKEKLSDFFRKNLFEPLGMQDTFLPSFGKYGQHPNTANKKGKSNCFLAFGDGGVIASVGDIHKWNLALHSMQVLQKESYDQITKLNWGIDTCCQFSEGTLDMLAQLGRKEPYNEWIDVYYGYGKGCFFQYT; via the coding sequence ATGATAACAGCTGATTACTGGCCCAATAGCCAACCTCCCTCCTGGGCTAGTCAAGCCACGATATATCATCTATTAGCTAGTACAAGTTGTATTGCTTCTTATAGGCATGAAGATAGTTATTGCTTTGATTTGGATGAATCAATCGACGAAGAAACTTTTAAAAAAAAGGTTTTGCGTTATGCAGCAGAGCAGCCTATTTTTTATGGTGAAGTAGGCGGGACCTATTCGCATTCTGAAACCAATTATTTTATCCTTGGTATGATCATCGAATATGTTAGCAAAGAAAAATTAAGCGATTTTTTTAGAAAAAATTTGTTTGAGCCTTTAGGTATGCAAGATACTTTTCTGCCAAGTTTTGGGAAATATGGTCAACATCCAAATACAGCCAATAAAAAAGGAAAGTCTAATTGTTTTCTAGCCTTTGGCGATGGGGGTGTAATTGCTTCTGTAGGAGATATACATAAGTGGAATTTGGCCCTACATAGTATGCAAGTTCTACAAAAAGAATCTTATGATCAAATAACAAAACTAAATTGGGGTATAGATACATGTTGTCAATTCTCTGAAGGCACACTAGATATGCTTGCGCAGTTAGGGCGTAAAGAGCCATATAATGAATGGATAGATGTTTATTATGGATATGGCAAAGGCTGTTTTTTTCAGTATACGTGA
- a CDS encoding metallophosphoesterase family protein, translated as MKIGLLADTHGWLDPKIFDHFEKCDEIWHAGDIGDPELLPAFDRFNHFRAVYGNIDDRTIRNKYPEFQSFQCEQIHIWMIHISGYPPLYTPQMRTKLSVEQPDILVGGHSHILRVMHDIKRPPLLYLNPGAAGRYGGHYMRTLLRFEINDTKIHNIEVIELGIRATLVDNH; from the coding sequence ATGAAAATTGGTTTACTTGCAGATACCCATGGGTGGTTGGATCCTAAAATTTTTGATCACTTTGAAAAGTGTGACGAGATATGGCATGCAGGAGACATTGGTGACCCTGAGCTACTGCCTGCATTTGATCGTTTCAACCATTTTAGAGCGGTATATGGCAATATTGATGACCGTACAATAAGAAATAAATATCCTGAATTTCAATCATTTCAATGTGAACAAATACATATATGGATGATACATATATCGGGTTATCCGCCTTTATATACGCCACAAATGCGCACCAAATTAAGCGTAGAGCAACCTGATATTTTAGTAGGTGGCCACTCACACATCTTACGGGTAATGCATGACATCAAGCGTCCTCCACTGCTTTACTTGAACCCTGGTGCGGCTGGACGCTATGGCGGGCACTATATGCGAACTTTATTGCGTTTTGAAATAAACGACACAAAGATTCACAATATAGAGGTGATAGAGTTGGGGATAAGAGCAACATTAGTAGATAATCACTAG
- a CDS encoding FoF1 ATP synthase subunit delta/epsilon → MHLSIIAPNRRLFNGEVDSVMLPGALGPFQVLSDHAPTLSSFIAGKITYTVGSTSSSLSVKGGFTSVANNQVRVVCEPSV, encoded by the coding sequence ATGCATTTATCTATCATTGCGCCTAATCGTAGGCTTTTTAATGGAGAGGTGGATAGTGTCATGTTGCCAGGTGCACTTGGTCCATTTCAGGTGCTTTCTGATCATGCACCTACTTTAAGTAGTTTCATAGCAGGAAAGATCACTTATACAGTTGGGTCTACCTCATCTTCCCTTTCAGTAAAGGGTGGTTTTACCTCGGTAGCTAATAACCAGGTTAGGGTAGTTTGTGAGCCTAGCGTATAG
- a CDS encoding methylated-DNA--[protein]-cysteine S-methyltransferase — MKTISLKWVQTSSNAIDSLMIYYTYINTRMGRILLTASNDKLIGLHIEGQKHFPIIKDYWQHNPHIAVFTNTKIQLNDYFRLKSSYFNIDYRLNGTSFQKNIWQSLTRIPYGVVCTYKTFASLTAYPHAIRAVASAIGKNPLSILLPCHRVIRSDGSLGGYAAGTAVKKQLLTLEAQAIS, encoded by the coding sequence ATGAAAACCATATCTCTAAAATGGGTTCAAACATCTTCGAATGCAATAGATAGCTTGATGATCTACTATACCTATATAAACACCCGAATGGGCAGAATATTATTAACTGCTAGCAATGACAAGCTTATTGGGCTTCATATCGAAGGACAAAAGCACTTTCCTATTATAAAAGACTATTGGCAACATAATCCGCATATAGCGGTTTTTACCAATACAAAAATACAGTTAAATGACTACTTTAGATTAAAAAGTAGCTATTTTAACATTGATTATAGATTAAACGGGACTTCTTTTCAAAAAAACATATGGCAAAGCTTAACAAGAATTCCTTACGGTGTGGTATGCACTTACAAAACATTTGCTTCTTTAACGGCATATCCGCATGCAATCAGAGCAGTAGCTTCTGCTATTGGTAAAAATCCTCTGTCTATTCTGTTGCCTTGTCATAGGGTGATTAGAAGTGATGGATCGCTAGGAGGATATGCTGCCGGGACAGCTGTAAAAAAACAGTTACTTACATTAGAAGCGCAAGCCATAAGCTAA
- a CDS encoding phage tail sheath family protein: protein MAENLKTPGVYIVEKDTGANAVVQVSTAVPAFIGFTERAEINGKSFHMKPVQISSLSEFELFFGGPAVPVYTIKEVTSGDKDLVMNGKSYVMEQSLNSTFYLYNSLKLFFDNGGADCFIVSVGQYGDPNVQLAITPDVFKQGIDALAGEEVPTMLLMPDSLLLDEEDASYYAVQTYGLAHCGKYLNKVALFDIWGGNKELSIEDKNKYVDRFREYIGLDNLSYGAAYYPWVKTNIIPLNSIDYKNFDLESLKGVLQEEHKTMLANLISATTEKEKVYWDAGLKNTSKEYKLLRKTIADRLNILPAAPAMAGLYTRTDKARGVWIAPANQNLNSVVEPMVKITHEEQEALNVDGISGKSINAIRTFKGAGAAVVWGARTLAGNSPEWRYINVRRLFILIEQSIKNAAFSVVFRPNVPVTWAVVQGMISNFLTNLWRQGALVGASPAEAFTVLCGLGETMSQDDVNEGIMRISVKVAAPRPAEFIVITFEQKMGADG from the coding sequence ATGGCTGAAAATTTAAAAACTCCCGGCGTGTACATCGTCGAGAAGGATACGGGTGCCAACGCCGTGGTTCAAGTATCAACCGCAGTTCCTGCTTTTATAGGCTTCACAGAAAGAGCTGAAATTAATGGAAAGTCGTTTCATATGAAACCTGTTCAGATTTCTTCGCTTTCTGAATTTGAGTTGTTTTTTGGTGGACCAGCAGTACCTGTCTATACCATTAAGGAGGTAACCAGTGGAGACAAAGATTTGGTGATGAATGGCAAGTCTTATGTCATGGAACAGAGTCTAAATTCTACATTTTATCTATATAATAGTTTAAAGCTATTTTTTGATAATGGTGGAGCAGATTGTTTTATTGTCTCTGTTGGTCAGTATGGTGACCCAAATGTACAGTTAGCAATTACACCAGATGTATTTAAACAAGGTATAGATGCCTTAGCTGGAGAGGAGGTGCCTACCATGTTGTTAATGCCAGATTCACTCTTATTAGACGAGGAAGATGCCTCTTACTATGCGGTGCAGACCTATGGACTGGCCCATTGTGGTAAGTATCTGAATAAAGTAGCATTATTTGATATATGGGGTGGTAATAAGGAATTATCTATCGAGGATAAGAACAAATATGTAGATAGGTTTCGTGAATATATTGGATTAGATAATTTGAGTTATGGTGCTGCCTATTATCCATGGGTTAAAACCAATATTATCCCATTGAATAGCATTGATTACAAAAACTTCGATTTAGAGTCGCTCAAAGGTGTATTACAAGAAGAACACAAAACCATGTTGGCCAATCTAATCAGTGCTACTACAGAGAAAGAGAAAGTCTATTGGGATGCTGGGCTAAAGAATACCAGTAAGGAGTACAAATTACTGCGTAAAACCATTGCCGATCGGTTGAATATTCTTCCAGCTGCTCCGGCTATGGCTGGGTTGTATACTAGAACCGATAAAGCAAGAGGGGTATGGATTGCGCCGGCCAACCAAAACTTAAATTCTGTGGTAGAGCCCATGGTTAAGATTACCCATGAAGAACAAGAAGCACTGAACGTAGATGGCATTAGTGGCAAGTCGATCAATGCCATTCGGACCTTTAAAGGAGCCGGTGCAGCAGTCGTTTGGGGTGCCAGAACTTTGGCAGGAAATAGTCCAGAATGGCGGTATATTAACGTTAGGAGGTTGTTTATCCTTATTGAGCAATCGATTAAAAATGCAGCTTTTTCCGTTGTCTTTAGGCCAAACGTTCCCGTTACCTGGGCAGTTGTACAGGGCATGATTTCCAACTTCTTAACCAACCTTTGGAGACAAGGTGCTTTGGTAGGGGCAAGTCCTGCAGAGGCATTTACCGTCCTTTGTGGATTAGGTGAGACCATGTCTCAGGATGATGTGAATGAAGGCATTATGCGCATTTCCGTAAAAGTGGCAGCGCCTAGACCAGCTGAGTTTATTGTGATCACATTTGAACAAAAAATGGGTGCAGATGGTTAA
- a CDS encoding thymidylate synthase, with product MKPYLTLLAHILTEGVDKKDRTGTGTKSIFGYQMQFNLAEGFPLLTTKKVHLRAIIHELLWFLSGNTNIAYLQQHGVTIWNAWATKGGELGPIYGHQWRSWPTATGEKIDQISTIIREIKANPDSRRLLVSAWNVGEIPKMALPPCHAFFQFYVANGKLSCQFYQRSADVFLGVPFNIASYALLTMMMAQVCQLQPGALIHTLGDAHLYHNHLEQASLQLQRSPYALPKMQLRESVADLFDFVYEDFTLLHYIHHPAIKAAIAV from the coding sequence ATGAAACCATATTTAACTTTATTAGCACATATTTTAACAGAGGGAGTTGACAAAAAAGATAGGACGGGCACAGGTACCAAGAGTATATTTGGCTACCAAATGCAGTTTAACCTAGCGGAAGGATTTCCATTGCTTACAACCAAAAAAGTGCACCTGCGTGCTATTATTCATGAATTACTCTGGTTTTTAAGTGGTAATACCAATATAGCTTATCTACAACAACATGGCGTTACAATATGGAATGCATGGGCCACTAAAGGGGGGGAACTAGGCCCTATTTATGGCCACCAATGGAGAAGCTGGCCTACGGCAACAGGAGAAAAAATTGATCAAATAAGCACCATTATAAGGGAAATCAAAGCAAACCCTGATTCCCGTAGGTTATTGGTCAGTGCATGGAATGTAGGTGAAATTCCTAAAATGGCATTGCCGCCTTGCCATGCCTTTTTTCAATTTTATGTAGCGAATGGAAAACTATCTTGTCAGTTCTACCAACGTAGCGCAGATGTTTTTTTAGGGGTGCCTTTTAATATTGCTTCTTATGCATTGTTAACGATGATGATGGCGCAAGTATGCCAACTACAACCTGGCGCGCTGATTCATACTTTGGGCGATGCACATCTCTACCATAACCACCTGGAACAGGCAAGTTTGCAGCTCCAACGTAGCCCCTATGCATTGCCCAAGATGCAACTTCGAGAAAGTGTAGCCGATTTGTTTGATTTTGTCTATGAGGACTTTACATTGCTCCATTATATACATCATCCAGCTATTAAGGCAGCTATTGCTGTGTAA